The Herbiconiux sp. SALV-R1 nucleotide sequence ACGAGGCCGATGTGGCGCGCACCTTCGAGACGGTGCGCATCCTCATCGAGGAGATCGCCTCGCTCGGCTACGGCGAGTACCGCGCCCACCTCGACTTCATGGACCTGGCGAGCGACCAGTACTCCTTCGGCGACCACGCCTACCGCCGCTTCACCGAGGCGATCAAAGACGCGGTCGACCCCAAGGGCATCCTCTCCCCCGGCCGCCACGGCGTGTGGCCGGCGCGCTACCGCGACGAGTCGCAGGGCGCGGGGCGACGAGACGCCGCAAGCGGGACGTGAGAAGGTGAGCGGAACGCAGCTGGGCCCTTCCGATGCCTTCCTGGCGGCGGCGGTCGACCTGCTCGGCGATGAGTTCGTGCTGGGCGGCGACCGGCTGAGCGACTACGACGACCCGTTCCCCGTCGGCGATCCGGCGGAGTTCGCCGCCGGGCTCGTCGTGCGGCCGGCCACGGTCGAGGACGTGAGCGCGCTGGTGCGCATCGCGGCCGAGCACGGCACCACGCTCTGGCCGATCTCGCAGGGCCGCAACAACGGCTACGGCGGCCGCAGCCCGCGCACCGCCGGTACCGTCGTGCTCGATCTGTCGCGCCTCGACCGCGTTCTCGAGATCGATGCCGTCAGCGGCACCGCGCTGGTGGAGCCCGGCGTGCGGTTCATCGATCTGTACACGGCGGTGCGGGCGAGCGGCGCCCCGTTCTGGACGTCGACACCCGACCTCTCCTGGGGCAGCGTCGTGGGGAACGCACTCGAGCGCGGACTCGGCTACACCGCCTACGGCGAGCACCACGCCCAGGTCTGCGGTCTCGAGGTGGTGCTGCCCGACGGCGAGATCGTGCGAACCGGCATGGGCGCGATGGAGGGCGGGCGCGCCTGGCAGCTCTACCGGCCAGGGTTCGGGCCGGCGGTCGACGGGCTGTTCTTCCAGTCGAACCTCGGCATCGTCACGAAGATGGGGGTGTGGTTGATGCCGGCACCCGAGGCCTGGGCTGCCGTCGACATCGCCGCACCGGCCTTCGACGACCTGGCACCGCTCATCGACACCATGCGGCCGCTGAAGCTCGACGGCACCATCCAGAGCACGGTCGTCATCGGCGACCCGCTCGGCGCCGCAGCCTTCAGCGGACCCCGGTCGGAGTGGCAGGCCGATCTCGGTCTGCTCGAACCCGGCGTGCACGAACGCATCATGGAGCGCTTCGGTGTGGGGCGGTGGAACATGACCTTCGCGCTGTACGACCACGCCGAGCTGCTCGAGGCCCGCATCGGGGTGGTGGAGCGGGCCTTCGCGCCCATTCCGGGCGCCCGCGTCACCGTCACGCGCTACGCCGGCGACGCGCCCGTCGACGACATCGCGTACGGGCACCGGGTGCGGGCCGGCATCCCCGACATGTACGCCGAGAAGCTGTCCTTCTGGTACGGCGGCCGCGGCGGCCACGTCTCGTTCGCACCGGTGCTCCCACTCGACGGCACGGAGGCTCTGGAGCAGGTGCACCGCATCCGTCGACGCTTCGAGGCTGCCGGGTTCGACTACTGCGGGGCGTTCACGGCGGCCGGCCGCTCGCTCGTGCACGTCACGGAAGTGCTGTACGACCGTGACGACGCCGAGCAGGTGGCCAGGGCACGGATGCTCGTTCCCGCGCTGATCGCCGAGGCGGCGGCCGAGGGCTACGGCGAGTACCGCGGGCACCTCGCGTTCATGGACGACATCGCGCGCTCGTTCGACTTCAACGGGGGCGCACTGGGTCGCCTTCACGCCCGCCTGAAAGACGCCCTCGACCCCACGGGCGTGCTCGCCCCGGGCAAGCAGGGCGTGTGGCCCGCGCGGTCCCGCCCGTAGCGCGCTCGCGCGCCATCGACCCGTCACAAAACGCCCTCTCAGGCACGGTGAGAGGGCGTTTCGTGACGGGTCGATTGCGCGGAGAGCGGGCGGGCGCCCGCGCGCTCAGTGGTCGAAGACGATGATGCCGCAGACGTCGTCGAGGGTGCCGGAGCGGTCGCGGGCGAGGTCGAGCCCGGCGAGGGGGTAGCGGCGGGTGATGATGGGGTCGGGGTCGAGCAGGCCCCGCTCGAGCAGGCCGGTGTAGCGCTGCAGGTCGCTCTTCATGTGCACCTGGCCGTTCTGGGAGCTCAGGATGCTGCGGCTCTGCAACGCGGTCTCCACCTGCGGCAGGGGTAGGGTCGCACCCCCGATCTCGAAGCCCGTGAGCACGATGCGGCCCGCGCGGCGCGCGGCCTGCACGGAGAAGCTCTGCGAGACCGCGGGGCCCGCCGCCTCGAGCACCACGTCGGCACCGCGGCCGCCGGTGGCGGCGCGCACCGCCGCGAGCGCATCGGCGGCGCCTTCGGTCGCGCCCTCGGCGGCCCCACCAGCGCCCGGAGCGCCCGGGTCGACGAGCACGTCGGCCCCGAGCTCACCCGCGAGCGCGCGGCGCCCCTCGTGCGGTTCGACGACGACGACCGTGCCGGCGCCGGCGAGGCGGGCGGCCTGCAGCATCCAGAGTCCGAGGTGTCCGGCGCCGACGATGGCCACCGACTCCCCCGGTTGCACCCGGGCGATGTTGAACACCGAGCCCACGCCGGTGGAGATGCCGCAGCCGAGCATCGACAGCACGTCTGAGGGGAGGTCGCTCTCGATGGGGAACACCTGGTTGCCCGAGATCGACATGTACTCCGCGTAGCCGCCGACGCATCCGGCACAGGAGATGAGCGCGCCGTCGTC carries:
- a CDS encoding FAD-binding oxidoreductase, whose product is MSGTQLGPSDAFLAAAVDLLGDEFVLGGDRLSDYDDPFPVGDPAEFAAGLVVRPATVEDVSALVRIAAEHGTTLWPISQGRNNGYGGRSPRTAGTVVLDLSRLDRVLEIDAVSGTALVEPGVRFIDLYTAVRASGAPFWTSTPDLSWGSVVGNALERGLGYTAYGEHHAQVCGLEVVLPDGEIVRTGMGAMEGGRAWQLYRPGFGPAVDGLFFQSNLGIVTKMGVWLMPAPEAWAAVDIAAPAFDDLAPLIDTMRPLKLDGTIQSTVVIGDPLGAAAFSGPRSEWQADLGLLEPGVHERIMERFGVGRWNMTFALYDHAELLEARIGVVERAFAPIPGARVTVTRYAGDAPVDDIAYGHRVRAGIPDMYAEKLSFWYGGRGGHVSFAPVLPLDGTEALEQVHRIRRRFEAAGFDYCGAFTAAGRSLVHVTEVLYDRDDAEQVARARMLVPALIAEAAAEGYGEYRGHLAFMDDIARSFDFNGGALGRLHARLKDALDPTGVLAPGKQGVWPARSRP
- a CDS encoding zinc-binding dehydrogenase, with protein sequence MSTWRGEAGVLRAIKEPFSIEQVELLRLDPTRVVVKTHASPFCSTDVKNWKGLLYKIPPTILGHASIGEVVEVGSAVPESAGIRVGQRVVVPGTPECGHCYYCSIGEPWQCSELFDLGGIYPDIARGDDGALISCAGCVGGYAEYMSISGNQVFPIESDLPSDVLSMLGCGISTGVGSVFNIARVQPGESVAIVGAGHLGLWMLQAARLAGAGTVVVVEPHEGRRALAGELGADVLVDPGAPGAGGAAEGATEGAADALAAVRAATGGRGADVVLEAAGPAVSQSFSVQAARRAGRIVLTGFEIGGATLPLPQVETALQSRSILSSQNGQVHMKSDLQRYTGLLERGLLDPDPIITRRYPLAGLDLARDRSGTLDDVCGIIVFDH